A window from Paraburkholderia acidiphila encodes these proteins:
- a CDS encoding Rieske (2Fe-2S) protein: MTREVPVGSADELAPGQRKLVFVDGRSIVLFNIEGQMHAVDNSCPHNGASLASGPLEGCMLRCPAHGLRFDVRSGCMPGAGGLTLTTFPVRAVEGKLLLSVEATPASSQA, from the coding sequence ATGACACGTGAAGTGCCGGTCGGCTCGGCCGACGAACTTGCGCCGGGCCAGCGCAAGCTGGTTTTCGTCGATGGCCGCAGCATCGTGCTGTTCAATATCGAAGGGCAGATGCACGCGGTCGACAATTCGTGCCCCCACAACGGCGCTTCGCTCGCGAGCGGTCCGCTCGAAGGGTGCATGCTGCGCTGCCCGGCGCACGGGCTGCGCTTCGACGTGCGCAGCGGCTGTATGCCGGGCGCGGGTGGGCTGACGCTCACGACGTTTCCGGTGCGCGCAGTGGAAGGAAAGTTGCTGCTGAGTGTCGAGGCAACGCCGGCTTCCAGCCAGGCCTAG
- a CDS encoding 3-(methylthio)propionyl-CoA ligase — MKGLMMEQPLLVASLLKHAERHHGAREIVSRRVEGDIHRYRYQDLAQRARRMANALSSLVIAPGDRVATLAWNGYRHMELYFAVSGSGAVLHTLNPRLHADQLVYIIEHAQDRIIFFDLTFLPLVESVAARVTSPMFFVAMTDRAHMPRSHSLGSRLLCYEDLIDNHKADFEWPLLDENSASSLCYTSGTTGNPKGVLYSHRSTLLHTYAAALPDALNCSARDTILPVVPMFHVNAWGLPYIACMTGAKLVFPGPALDGKSLYQLIEEEQVTVSAGVPTVWQGLLAHVESVDGSFSSMRRTIIGGAPCPTAMTRAFQKRHHVDVLHAWGMTELSPVGTVCSFKAHQSELAEDERYALQAKQGRSVFGIDMKIVDAAGEELPWDGNAAGDLQVRGHWVAGEYFGGDYASPLQDGWFPTGDVAKIDADGFMQIVDRSKDVIKSGGEWISSADIENVASLHPEVATAVCIAARHPKWDERPLLLIVKKPGSALEADDLLMFFDGRVAKWWKPDAVLFIDAVPIGATGKVLKNQLRDQYGGHYLQAG; from the coding sequence ATGAAAGGCCTGATGATGGAGCAGCCGCTCCTGGTCGCTTCACTGCTCAAGCATGCCGAGCGCCATCACGGCGCGCGCGAAATCGTCTCGCGTCGCGTGGAAGGCGATATTCACCGCTACCGCTATCAGGATCTCGCGCAGCGCGCGCGCCGCATGGCGAATGCGCTGTCGAGCCTCGTCATCGCACCGGGCGACCGCGTCGCCACGCTGGCCTGGAACGGCTACCGGCACATGGAGCTGTACTTCGCGGTTTCGGGTTCGGGGGCTGTGCTGCATACGCTGAATCCGCGCCTGCATGCGGATCAGCTCGTCTACATCATCGAGCATGCGCAGGATCGCATCATCTTCTTCGATCTCACGTTCTTGCCGCTCGTCGAAAGCGTCGCGGCGCGCGTAACGAGCCCGATGTTTTTTGTCGCCATGACCGATCGCGCCCATATGCCGCGCAGCCATAGTCTTGGTTCGCGACTGCTCTGCTACGAGGACCTGATCGACAATCACAAGGCCGATTTCGAATGGCCGCTGCTCGACGAAAACAGTGCCTCGTCGCTCTGCTATACGTCGGGCACGACCGGCAACCCGAAAGGCGTGCTCTACAGCCACCGCTCGACGCTGCTGCACACCTATGCGGCGGCGCTGCCCGACGCGTTGAACTGCTCGGCGCGCGACACGATCCTGCCGGTGGTGCCGATGTTCCATGTCAATGCATGGGGCCTGCCGTACATCGCCTGCATGACGGGCGCGAAGCTCGTATTTCCGGGCCCGGCGCTCGATGGCAAGTCGCTGTATCAACTGATCGAGGAAGAGCAGGTCACGGTTTCGGCAGGCGTGCCGACTGTCTGGCAAGGCCTCCTTGCACACGTGGAATCGGTGGACGGTTCGTTCTCGTCCATGCGCCGCACGATCATCGGCGGCGCGCCGTGCCCGACCGCGATGACCCGGGCGTTCCAGAAGCGCCATCACGTCGACGTGCTGCATGCGTGGGGCATGACGGAGCTGAGCCCGGTGGGCACGGTTTGCAGCTTCAAGGCGCATCAGAGCGAACTGGCCGAGGATGAGCGCTACGCGCTTCAGGCGAAGCAGGGGCGCTCGGTGTTCGGCATCGACATGAAGATCGTCGACGCCGCGGGCGAGGAACTGCCCTGGGACGGCAACGCCGCAGGCGACTTGCAGGTGCGCGGCCACTGGGTGGCGGGGGAATACTTTGGCGGCGACTACGCCTCGCCGCTGCAGGACGGCTGGTTCCCGACCGGCGACGTGGCGAAGATCGATGCGGACGGTTTCATGCAGATCGTGGATCGCAGCAAGGACGTCATCAAGTCGGGCGGCGAGTGGATCAGCTCCGCCGACATCGAAAACGTCGCGAGCCTGCACCCCGAGGTCGCGACAGCGGTGTGCATTGCGGCGCGCCACCCGAAGTGGGACGAGCGGCCGCTCTTGCTGATCGTGAAGAAGCCGGGCAGCGCGCTCGAAGCAGACGACCTGCTGATGTTCTTCGATGGCCGCGTGGCGAAGTGGTGGAAGCCCGACGCTGTGCTGTTCATCGACGCGGTGCCGATTGGCGCGACGGGCAAGGTGCTCAAGAACCAGTTGCGCGATCAATACGGCGGCCACTACTTGCAAGCGGGTTAA
- a CDS encoding porin, which yields MKLKFGSLAALALFASAAHAQSSVTLYGVVDSGLLYQSTSAQHAFAPKTVGGKLFNGNAGSIFALKDGGIYSSIFGMKGTEDLGGGYAANFKLQGSFNSSTGQTGLNSSATAAAMFNQVTTIGVSGPFGKIDFGRQFAPMAYAMAETDVRNAQYFGSTLTAWLTMNTMSGWAGNNTNAQIGALYDDNAIVYNSPSFYGLSTALEYAPGGVAGQIQGGTRESAILKYSGFGLNADAVYYNGHDANPYAYSNPPTAAPATGLNNNRFVYFGAKYTWHGFSVSGSFANGRNPANTNGVPKPYAVSGDFDMWTGGLGYRFSPALEVTSGIYYLKDNRNNANQSNAYVIGADYSLTRRTQVYAQAGYVSNRGQMNQELIYGTPVAPGRNTTAVNFGLRHTF from the coding sequence ATGAAATTGAAGTTCGGCAGCCTCGCAGCGTTGGCCCTGTTCGCCAGCGCGGCGCATGCGCAATCGTCAGTCACGCTTTACGGAGTCGTGGACTCTGGGTTGCTTTACCAGAGCACGTCGGCGCAGCATGCCTTCGCGCCTAAAACGGTGGGCGGCAAACTGTTCAACGGCAACGCGGGCTCTATTTTTGCGCTCAAGGACGGCGGCATCTATTCGAGCATCTTCGGTATGAAGGGCACGGAAGACCTTGGTGGCGGATACGCGGCCAACTTCAAGCTCCAGGGATCGTTCAACAGCTCTACCGGGCAGACGGGATTGAACAGTTCAGCCACTGCGGCCGCGATGTTCAACCAGGTCACCACCATTGGCGTGTCGGGCCCGTTCGGCAAGATCGACTTCGGCCGCCAGTTTGCGCCGATGGCCTACGCGATGGCCGAAACGGACGTGCGCAACGCGCAGTACTTCGGGAGCACGCTGACTGCCTGGCTGACCATGAACACGATGTCGGGCTGGGCGGGAAACAACACGAACGCCCAGATTGGCGCGCTCTATGACGACAATGCGATCGTCTACAATTCGCCGTCGTTTTACGGTCTTTCTACTGCGCTCGAGTACGCGCCCGGCGGCGTGGCAGGGCAAATCCAGGGCGGTACGCGCGAGTCGGCCATCCTCAAGTATTCGGGCTTTGGCCTGAACGCCGATGCGGTCTACTACAACGGTCACGATGCGAACCCGTACGCGTACTCGAACCCGCCGACTGCCGCTCCGGCAACCGGCCTGAACAACAACCGCTTCGTCTATTTCGGCGCGAAATACACGTGGCACGGTTTCTCGGTCTCCGGCTCGTTCGCCAACGGTCGCAATCCGGCCAACACGAATGGGGTGCCCAAGCCCTATGCTGTCTCGGGTGATTTCGACATGTGGACGGGCGGTCTTGGCTATCGCTTCTCGCCGGCGCTCGAAGTCACCTCGGGCATCTATTACCTGAAGGACAACCGCAACAACGCAAACCAGTCGAACGCCTACGTCATCGGCGCCGACTACAGCCTCACGAGGCGCACACAGGTTTATGCCCAGGCCGGTTATGTGTCCAACCGCGGCCAGATGAACCAGGAGCTCATATACGGGACGCCCGTCGCCCCGGGTCGCAACACCACGGCCGTCAACTTCGGTCTGCGTCATACGTTCTAA
- a CDS encoding BON domain-containing protein: MNTLTKALSLALVALLATASLNASAQTDASAASAMASAANSTTAPATPSNTQLRRAVYKALAKHKEIHGGSIGVTAKNGAVTLNGTVTDAAQVDRAAEIARGVPGVASVTNKLTVQKPLGGM; the protein is encoded by the coding sequence ATGAACACACTTACCAAGGCCCTCAGTCTTGCACTCGTCGCGCTGCTCGCCACGGCGTCCCTGAACGCGTCGGCCCAAACTGATGCCAGCGCGGCCAGCGCTATGGCCTCCGCGGCCAATAGCACTACAGCACCCGCGACACCCAGCAACACCCAGCTGCGGCGCGCGGTGTACAAGGCGCTCGCGAAGCACAAGGAAATTCACGGCGGCAGTATCGGCGTCACCGCCAAAAATGGGGCTGTTACGCTCAATGGCACGGTCACGGATGCCGCGCAGGTGGATAGAGCGGCCGAGATCGCCAGGGGCGTGCCCGGCGTGGCCTCGGTGACAAACAAGCTGACGGTTCAGAAACCTTTAGGCGGCATGTGA
- a CDS encoding DUF2182 domain-containing protein: MDNVGMTVRRHGGLAPRAIFFGVASLLFAASAAVTFVWCASMEAMGGTPMPGGWTMSALWAPMCGRTWFDAAVSFAGMWNVMMVAMMLPALAPALWRYFEAMGDQRTARAGGMTAMAGVGYFFVWLAVGVLVFAAGAQLTALAVASPALAHTAPAVAGGVVAIAGALQFSAWKARWLACCGYSPACGHARLDAQAALRHGLRLGRHCLCCCGNLMAALLAAGVMDRPAMALVAAAIAAERWMPGGARVARGIGAAAIAVGVVMVVRAVTA; this comes from the coding sequence ATGGATAACGTCGGCATGACGGTACGGCGGCACGGCGGTCTGGCTCCGCGTGCGATTTTCTTTGGCGTTGCGTCGCTGCTATTCGCGGCGAGCGCGGCGGTGACATTCGTCTGGTGCGCTTCGATGGAGGCGATGGGCGGCACGCCCATGCCCGGCGGCTGGACGATGTCCGCGCTGTGGGCGCCCATGTGCGGGCGCACGTGGTTCGACGCCGCAGTATCGTTTGCCGGCATGTGGAATGTGATGATGGTCGCGATGATGTTGCCCGCGCTCGCGCCGGCTTTGTGGCGGTATTTCGAGGCGATGGGCGATCAACGCACGGCGCGTGCGGGTGGGATGACCGCGATGGCTGGGGTGGGGTACTTCTTTGTGTGGCTCGCCGTCGGAGTGCTCGTATTCGCGGCGGGCGCGCAACTCACCGCGCTGGCCGTCGCGTCGCCTGCGCTGGCGCATACCGCGCCGGCCGTGGCGGGGGGTGTCGTCGCGATCGCGGGCGCGTTGCAGTTCTCCGCGTGGAAAGCGCGCTGGCTTGCGTGCTGCGGGTATTCGCCGGCGTGCGGGCACGCGCGGCTCGATGCTCAGGCGGCGCTGCGTCACGGCTTGAGGCTCGGTCGGCACTGCCTGTGCTGCTGCGGGAATCTGATGGCGGCGCTGCTCGCAGCGGGCGTGATGGACCGGCCCGCGATGGCGCTGGTCGCGGCGGCCATTGCCGCGGAAAGATGGATGCCGGGTGGCGCAAGAGTCGCGCGGGGGATCGGGGCGGCTGCGATTGCGGTGGGCGTGGTAATGGTCGTGCGGGCGGTCACTGCATAA
- a CDS encoding DUF899 domain-containing protein, producing the protein MATHTTGTREDWLAARIELLAAEKEHTRRADALAQQRQALPWVRVDKTYRFETEDGGATLADLFKGRSQLLVYHFMFGPDYAAGCPSCSSIADGFDGIAVHLANHDVRLMAVSRAPLPKLLAYRERMGWDFPWASSSGNDFNFDFNVSFTTAQQRAGDIEYNYARSGHAMDMNPPPAPVAEFAASCGTDAATYTRDRPGLSAFVLEDGVVYHTYSTYARGLDGVWGMYQWLDRAPKGRNETGIWWHRHDEYTRS; encoded by the coding sequence ATGGCAACCCATACCACAGGAACGCGCGAAGACTGGCTTGCGGCACGTATCGAACTGCTCGCGGCCGAAAAGGAGCACACACGGCGCGCGGACGCGCTGGCCCAGCAGCGCCAGGCGCTACCGTGGGTGCGTGTCGACAAGACGTATCGATTCGAAACCGAGGATGGCGGCGCGACACTCGCCGATCTCTTCAAGGGGCGCTCGCAACTGCTCGTTTATCACTTCATGTTCGGGCCGGACTACGCGGCCGGCTGCCCGTCGTGCTCGTCGATTGCCGATGGCTTCGACGGCATCGCCGTGCATCTTGCGAATCACGACGTTCGGCTCATGGCCGTGTCGCGCGCGCCGCTGCCCAAATTGCTGGCTTACCGCGAGCGCATGGGATGGGATTTCCCGTGGGCCTCGTCGAGCGGCAACGACTTCAACTTCGATTTCAACGTGTCGTTCACCACGGCACAGCAGCGCGCGGGCGACATCGAATACAACTACGCGCGCAGCGGCCACGCGATGGACATGAATCCGCCGCCCGCGCCCGTTGCCGAGTTCGCGGCGAGTTGCGGCACCGACGCGGCGACCTACACGCGCGACCGTCCGGGCCTCAGCGCATTCGTGCTGGAAGACGGCGTGGTCTATCACACGTATTCGACCTATGCGCGCGGCCTGGATGGCGTATGGGGCATGTACCAGTGGCTCGACCGCGCGCCGAAGGGACGCAACGAGACCGGCATCTGGTGGCACCGGCACGACGAGTACACGCGAAGCTGA
- a CDS encoding helix-turn-helix domain-containing protein translates to MDSLITAAAHALAAGDPLGALNRVALRDDAPALALRGIAMAQLGDFARAKTLLRSAARGFGAREAVAQARCVVAEAEIALASRDLGWPTDTLAAARQTLETHGDRLNAAHARYLEIRRLLLIGRLDEAGGMLAQADPAPLPPALRAAHELIAAGIAMRRIQTQAARRSLAEAARAAREAGIAALSAEIESAARLLTSPAARLIARGEERVLLLEDVEALLASKALVVDACRYVAREGATIVELARRPVLFVLARALAEAWPADVPRDVLIARAFRTKHADETHRARLRVEIGRLRTLLRDVAEIGSTQQGFALAPRNASEVVVLARPVEEKHAAVLAFLADGESWSSSALALALGASQRTVQRALDSLATADKVQSFGYGRARRWTTPPVPGFATTLLLPAPLPGD, encoded by the coding sequence ATGGATTCGCTGATTACGGCTGCGGCACACGCGCTCGCGGCCGGTGATCCGCTCGGCGCGCTGAACCGGGTCGCCTTGCGCGACGATGCGCCCGCGCTCGCGCTGCGCGGCATCGCCATGGCGCAGCTCGGCGACTTTGCCCGCGCGAAAACGCTGCTGCGCAGCGCGGCGCGCGGCTTCGGCGCGCGCGAGGCCGTGGCGCAAGCGCGCTGCGTGGTCGCTGAGGCCGAGATCGCGCTCGCTTCGCGTGATCTCGGCTGGCCGACCGATACGCTCGCTGCGGCGCGGCAAACGCTCGAGACCCATGGCGACCGCCTCAACGCCGCGCACGCGCGCTACCTGGAAATCCGCCGCTTGCTGCTAATCGGGCGCCTCGACGAGGCTGGCGGCATGCTCGCGCAAGCCGATCCCGCGCCGCTGCCGCCCGCCTTGCGCGCGGCGCACGAGCTGATTGCCGCGGGCATTGCGATGCGGCGCATTCAAACGCAGGCCGCGCGGCGCTCGCTTGCCGAGGCTGCACGCGCCGCGCGCGAGGCGGGCATCGCCGCGCTGAGCGCCGAGATCGAGAGCGCCGCGCGGCTGTTGACCTCGCCGGCCGCGCGTCTCATTGCGCGCGGCGAGGAGCGGGTGCTGTTGCTGGAAGACGTCGAGGCGCTGCTCGCCTCAAAGGCGCTCGTCGTGGACGCGTGCCGCTACGTCGCGCGCGAGGGCGCGACGATCGTCGAGCTCGCGAGGCGGCCCGTGCTGTTCGTGCTCGCCCGCGCGCTCGCCGAGGCGTGGCCCGCCGACGTGCCGCGCGACGTGCTGATCGCTCGTGCCTTTCGCACGAAACACGCCGACGAAACGCACCGCGCGCGGCTGCGCGTGGAAATCGGCCGCTTGCGCACGCTGTTGCGCGACGTGGCCGAGATCGGCTCGACGCAGCAAGGCTTTGCGCTCGCGCCGCGCAACGCGAGCGAAGTGGTGGTGCTGGCGCGGCCCGTGGAAGAAAAGCACGCAGCGGTGCTGGCTTTTCTTGCCGACGGCGAGTCATGGTCGAGTTCGGCGCTGGCGCTCGCGCTCGGCGCGAGCCAGCGCACCGTGCAACGCGCGCTCGATTCGCTCGCCACGGCGGACAAGGTGCAGTCGTTCGGCTATGGCCGCGCGCGCCGCTGGACCACACCGCCTGTTCCCGGATTCGCGACGACCTTGTTACTCCCCGCGCCGCTGCCCGGCGATTAG
- a CDS encoding Vgb family protein: MKRSTAEIVREYGPFPGIDKVGGVTYDGKQVWFAVGERIASLDPESGQTQRAIDVAAHAGTAFDGRHLFQISEDRIHKIDPETGRVLATIPAPGGGGDSGLAWADGTLWVGVYRERKIHQIDPQTGAILRTLESSRFVTGVTWVDGELWHGTWEGDESDLRHIDPGTGEVLEQLDMPPGTAVSGLESDGREQFFCGGGNSGKIRAVRRPRREGEASGPKN; this comes from the coding sequence ATGAAACGTTCGACCGCCGAAATCGTCCGCGAGTACGGTCCTTTTCCCGGCATCGACAAAGTAGGTGGGGTCACCTACGACGGCAAGCAGGTGTGGTTCGCCGTGGGCGAGCGCATTGCCTCGCTCGACCCGGAGAGCGGCCAGACGCAGCGCGCGATCGACGTCGCGGCGCACGCGGGCACGGCCTTCGACGGGCGGCATCTGTTCCAGATCTCCGAGGACCGCATCCACAAGATCGACCCCGAAACGGGCCGCGTGCTCGCCACGATTCCCGCGCCCGGAGGCGGCGGCGATTCGGGGCTCGCATGGGCGGACGGCACGCTCTGGGTCGGGGTGTATCGCGAGCGCAAGATCCATCAGATCGATCCGCAGACGGGCGCGATTTTGCGCACGCTCGAATCGAGCCGCTTCGTCACGGGCGTGACGTGGGTGGACGGCGAGCTGTGGCACGGCACCTGGGAGGGCGACGAAAGCGACTTGCGGCATATCGATCCGGGCACCGGCGAAGTGCTGGAACAACTCGACATGCCGCCCGGAACCGCTGTTTCGGGGCTGGAGTCCGATGGCCGCGAGCAGTTCTTTTGCGGCGGCGGCAACAGCGGGAAGATTCGTGCGGTGCGGCGGCCCAGGCGTGAAGGCGAGGCGAGCGGGCCGAAGAACTGA
- a CDS encoding TonB-dependent receptor domain-containing protein yields MKFRHFVLTSAALACAWQAAHAADASPAQAQQQASDDTTLPNILVVGDTQHLPQSFDQRYATTQVLTREDLDRVSPADPSIAQALATLPGVTVSQTGGPGSYTGVSIRGSSADQVAVFIDGIRVGSVTTGTAEWGDLATASFDRVEVISGPAAASFGADAVGGVVQLFTRHASNQPNQTTVSFGGGSNKTFDTQVRTSGTIGSAGPLSALSGLTYSLGLHDYNTAGIDATQPWAYGHEDGRNPYHAQNLDARLGYAHDNWSISTFALYHRSDLSYDNAGGNDRQRDNQLTTGLAFHLDITPTTQFDQSVGYATDRQLLYSNDPTIPTDEIDSTRFSTSTSLTHQERGHTLFGMPLDGETKLAYDYTRELAFLPVDVPGGLPARNDSAVSMHQSTTLGPVTLFLAGRHEIVQGESVNTGNVALSWAITPVYTARVSYGNAFRLPTFNDLYYPGYSNPNLLPERSDSVEAALDAVTSIGTFTAAVYDTRVHDLITYNSQTFLPVNVGRAHIQGIDLSYKGTLGNYTPVSLTVGILNPQDVTDQTWLNRRPRQTVSLNVDHTWDEFQLHALSTGVSLLYNGSTFDDQLNTIYLPSWTTVSLRASYKVNAHLALSATLANVFNRQYVTAYGYNTLGRTAFGKVTYTF; encoded by the coding sequence ATGAAGTTTCGTCATTTCGTTTTGACTTCCGCCGCGCTCGCCTGCGCGTGGCAAGCCGCGCATGCCGCCGACGCATCGCCCGCCCAGGCACAGCAGCAAGCCAGCGACGACACCACGTTGCCCAATATCCTCGTCGTGGGCGACACGCAGCATCTGCCGCAATCGTTCGACCAGCGCTACGCGACCACCCAGGTGCTCACGCGCGAAGACCTCGACCGCGTCTCCCCCGCCGACCCGAGCATTGCGCAGGCGCTCGCCACGCTGCCCGGCGTCACCGTCTCGCAGACCGGCGGGCCGGGGTCGTACACGGGCGTGAGCATCCGTGGGTCGTCCGCTGACCAGGTGGCCGTGTTCATCGACGGCATACGCGTGGGCTCCGTGACCACCGGCACGGCCGAATGGGGCGATCTCGCGACCGCTTCGTTCGACCGCGTGGAGGTGATCTCGGGCCCCGCAGCCGCCTCGTTCGGCGCGGACGCCGTGGGCGGCGTCGTGCAGCTCTTCACGCGCCATGCGTCGAACCAGCCGAACCAGACCACCGTATCGTTCGGCGGCGGCTCGAACAAGACCTTCGACACGCAGGTGCGCACCTCGGGCACGATCGGCTCGGCCGGGCCGCTTTCCGCGTTGAGCGGTCTCACGTATTCGCTGGGCCTGCACGACTACAACACGGCCGGCATCGACGCAACGCAGCCCTGGGCCTACGGCCACGAAGACGGCCGCAACCCGTACCACGCGCAGAACCTTGACGCGCGCCTCGGCTACGCGCACGACAACTGGTCGATCTCGACCTTCGCGCTTTACCACCGCTCCGATCTGTCGTACGACAACGCGGGAGGCAACGACCGCCAGCGCGACAACCAGCTCACGACCGGGCTCGCGTTCCACCTCGACATCACGCCGACCACGCAGTTCGATCAGTCGGTGGGCTACGCGACGGACCGTCAGCTCCTCTATTCGAACGACCCGACGATCCCGACCGACGAGATCGACTCGACGCGCTTTTCCACCTCCACGTCGCTCACGCATCAGGAAAGGGGCCACACGCTCTTCGGCATGCCGCTCGACGGCGAGACCAAGCTCGCCTACGACTACACGCGCGAACTGGCGTTCCTGCCTGTGGATGTGCCGGGCGGCCTGCCCGCGCGCAACGATTCCGCCGTGTCGATGCATCAATCGACGACGCTCGGGCCCGTCACGCTGTTCCTCGCGGGGCGGCACGAGATCGTGCAGGGGGAATCGGTCAATACGGGCAATGTCGCGCTCTCGTGGGCAATCACGCCGGTCTACACGGCACGCGTTTCATATGGCAATGCGTTCCGTTTGCCCACCTTCAACGACCTGTACTATCCGGGCTACTCGAACCCCAACCTGCTGCCCGAGCGCAGCGACTCGGTCGAGGCCGCACTCGATGCAGTCACTTCGATCGGCACCTTCACGGCAGCGGTGTACGACACGCGCGTGCACGACCTCATCACGTACAACTCGCAAACCTTCCTGCCGGTGAACGTGGGCCGCGCGCATATTCAGGGCATCGATCTCTCGTACAAGGGCACGCTTGGCAACTACACGCCGGTGAGCCTCACGGTGGGGATACTGAATCCGCAGGACGTGACCGACCAGACCTGGCTCAATCGCCGTCCGCGCCAAACGGTAAGCCTGAACGTGGATCACACGTGGGACGAGTTCCAGCTGCACGCGCTCAGCACCGGCGTCTCGCTGCTGTATAACGGCTCGACGTTCGACGACCAGCTCAACACGATCTACCTGCCTTCGTGGACGACGGTGAGCCTGCGCGCGTCGTACAAGGTCAATGCGCATCTCGCGCTTTCGGCCACGCTCGCGAACGTGTTCAACCGGCAGTATGTGACCGCCTATGGGTACAACACGCTCGGGCGCACGGCGTTCGGCAAGGTCACTTATACGTTCTGA